From a region of the Athene noctua chromosome 14, bAthNoc1.hap1.1, whole genome shotgun sequence genome:
- the BEST1 gene encoding bestrophin-1 isoform X1 produces the protein MTVTYTNRVADARLGTFSQLLLQWKGSIYKLLYSEFLIFISLYFTISLVYRLILSESQRLMFEKLALYCNSYAELIPVSFVLGFYVALVVSRWWAQYESIPWPDRIMNLVSCNVDGEDEYGRLLRRTLMRYSNLCSVLILRSVSTAVYKRFPSMEHVVRAGLMTPEEHKKFESLNSPHNKFWIPCVWFSNLAVKARNEGRIRDSVLLQGILNELNTLRSQCGRLYGYDWISIPLVYTQVVTVAVYSFFLACLIGRQFLDPEKAYPGHELDLFVPVFTFLQFFFYAGWLKVAEQLINPFGEDDDDFETNWLIDRNLQVSLMAVDEMHQDLPILEKDLYWNEPDPQPPYTAATAEYKRPSFLGSTFDISMQKEEMEFQPLEQIKENEEANHSTPLLGHLGRLLGVQSPNFSRSSSRMNLLRRRGDPTSPFSHYMYQDMGKSGSPCSINQPRGDSSSQEQWDNEDGKLREFDAFMSTPFYERPGFYSAPQTPISSIPMIFPSRRQGRKKPPALSSIAACSTSLRDVIVNSSPSRVSDTYKSQSSLGSGAKETFIWPTDRGKGPDALVTVEEKSNSNGKSRETVATGSPGTQSAASDSPKFPFLAESPDHEAQGSFKNLKTLKASHPPWLTLENTASATPNSEHSSAFHTPSNKTPGGSASLCFSFTPVTSPVLERSHLGNVGPDTRSLNLEDAASAPDQQPAEVSRNTRDTGNGSTATPPTKEPRRAESPSPNDSGISLAEGDYVGLMEVITESSESTCEEQIDQYS, from the exons ATGACAGTCACATACACCAACCGCGTGGCTGACGCCCGCCTAGGCACCTTctcacagctcctgctccaaTGGAAGGGAAGTATCTACAAACTTCTCTACTCCGAGTTCCTGATTTTCATCTCTCTCTACTTCACCATCAGTCTTGTCTACAG GCTGATCCTGAGCGAGAGCCAAAGGCTGATGTTTGAGAAGCTGGCGCTCTACTGCAACAGCTATGCTGAGCTAATCCCCGTGTCCTTCGTGCTGG GTTTCTACGTGGCTCTGGTGGTGTCTCGCTGGTGGGCTCAGTACGAGAGCATCCCGTGGCCTGACCGGATCATGAACTTGGTCTCCTGCAACGTGGATGGGGAGGACGAGTACGGGCGGCTCCTGCGTCGCACCCTCATGCGCTACAGCAACCTGTGCAGCGTGCTGATCCTGCGCTCGGTCAGCACTGCTGTCTACAAGCGCTTCCCCAGCATGGAGCATGTCGTGAGGGCAG GTCTCATGACACCAGAAGAGCACAAGAAGTTTGAGAGCTTGAATTCCCCCCACAACAAGTTTTGGATCCCGTGTGTGTGGTTCTCCAATCTGGCTGTGAAGGCAAGGAATGAGGGGAGGATCCGTGACAGTGTGCTGCTCCAAGGCATCCTGAAT GAGCTCAACACCTTGCGCAGCCAGTGCGGGCGACTCTACGGGTACGACTGGATCAGCATCCCCCTGGTCTACACTCAG GTGGTGACCGTGGCTGTTTACAGCTTCTTCCTGGCCTGTCTGATTGGGCGGCAGTTCCTGGATCCAGAAAAAGCATATCCTGGCCACGAGCTAGATCTCTTCGTGCCTGTCTTTACATTTTTGCAGTTCTTCTTCTACGCTGGCTGGTTAAAG GTGGCCGAGCAACTCATCAACCCTTTCGGGGAGGACGATGATGACTTTGAAACCAACTGGCTCATCGACAGGAACCTGCAG GTCTCCCTTATGGCAGTGGATGAGATGCATCAGGATTTACCCATTCTGGAGAAGGACCTTTACTGGAATGaacctgacccccagccgccctaCACCGCAGCCACCGCCGAGTACAAGCGCCCATCATTCCTTGGTTCGACTTTTGATATCAG CATGCAGAAAGAAGAGATGGAGTTCCAGCCCCTGGAGCAAATTAAAGAGAACGAGGAGGCCAACCACTCCACACCATTACTGGGTCACCTAGGCCGCCTCCTCGGCGTCCAGTCACCAAACTTTTCCAGGTCCTCTTCCCGGATGAACCTGCTGCGCAGGCGAGGAGACCCCACATCCCCCTTCTCCCATTACATGTACCAAGACATGGGCAAGTCCGGAAGCCCTTGCAGCATCAACCAGCCAAGAGGAGACTCCAGCTCACAGGAACAATGGGACAATGAAGATGGAAAACTAAGGGAGTTTGATGCCTTCATGTCAACCCCATTTTATGAGAGACCTGGTTTCTACAGTGCTCCACAGACACCCATCAGCTCTATCCCCATGATTTTCCCTTCTAGACGCCAAGGCCGCAAGAAGCCTCCTGCACTCTCCAGCATCGCCGCATGCTCGACTTCTCTTCGGGATGTCATTGTCAACTCCTCACCTTCCAGAGTCAGTGATACATATAAGAGCCAGAGCTCCCTTGGCTCAGGTgcaaaggaaacatttatttGGCCAACAGATCGGGGCAAAGGTCCTGATGCACTCGTAACTGTAGAAGAAAAGAGCAACTCTAACGGTAAAAGCAGAGAAACTGTCGCCACAGGAAGTCCAGGAACTCAGTCAGCAGCATCAGACAGCCCTAAATTTCCCTTCTTAGCAGAATCCCCAGACCACGAGGCACAGGGTAGCTTCAAGAATCTGAAGACCTTGAAAGCTTCCCACCCACCCTGGCTAACCCTGGAGAACACAGCATCAGCCACTCCCAATTCTGAGCATTCAAGTGCCTTTCACACCCCCAGTAACAAAACCCCTGGAGGCAGTGCCTCCCTCTGTTTCTCCTTCACTCCTGTAACATCTCCAGTGCTGGAGAGATCCCACCTGGGGAACGTGGGCCCAGACACTCGCAGCCTAAATTTAGAAGATGCAGCCAGCGCTCCAGACCAGCAACCAGCAGAGGTTTCCAGGAACACGAGAGATACTGGAAATGGAAGCACCGCGACTCCCCCTACAAAAGAGCCAAGAAGAGCAGAGAGTCCATCCCCCAATGACTCTGGCATCTCTCTAGCTGAAGGTGACTACGTGGGGCTGATGGAGGTGATCACAGAGAGCAGCGAAAGCACGTGTGAAGAGCAGATAGATCAGTACAGCTAG
- the LOC141965812 gene encoding olfactory receptor 5AS1-like produces the protein MPEENCTALTEFILLGFTDRPEVEKPLFGLFLLIYATTLVGNAGLIVLVQLNACLRTPMYYFISSLSFLDLSCSSAIAPKMLVNLLAQRKTISSVGCATQMFLFAAFADAECLILAAMAYDRYVAICHPLLYTVAMSRRVCTSMVAGAYLSGALTSLVHTSFTFTSSFCSSNVINHFFCDIPPLLELSCSNTHTSEVLLFTLCGFIQTSTFLAITASYARILSTILQIHVADSRHKAFYTCTSHLMAVGLFYGSLLFTYLRPSSSYSLDTDKVISAFYTVVFPMLNPLIYSLRNKEVKDALRKTVERRVFSQRFS, from the coding sequence ATGCCTGAAGAAAACTGCACCGCACTGACTGAGTTCATTCTCTTGGGTTTTACCGACCGTCCGGAGGTGGAGAAACCGTTGTTTGGGCTCTTCCTACTCATCTACGCCACCACTTTGGTGGGGAATGCTGGCCTTATTGTCCTCGTCCAGCTCAACGCCTGCCTTCGTACCCCCATGTACTATTTCATAAGCAGTTTATCTTTCTTAGACCTTAGCTGTTCATCTGCCATTGCTCCCAAGATGCTGGTGAATCTGTTAGCACAGCGGAAGACCATTTCTTCAGTAGGCTGTGCAACACAGATGTTTCTCTTCGCCGCCTTCGCTGATGCCGAGTGCCTCATTTTGGCTGCGATGGCCTATGACCGCTATGTAGCCATATGTCACCCTCTTCTCTACACCGTTGCCATGTCCCGCAGGGTCTGCACCTCCATGGTCGCTGGGGCTTATCTCAGCGGGGCTCTGACCTCGCTGGTGCACACATCCTTCACATTCACATCGTCATTCTGCAGCTCCAATGTGATCAACCATTTCTTCTGTGATATCCCCCCGCTGCTGGAGCTCTCCTGCTCCAACACACACACCAGCGAGGTCCTTCTCTTCACCCTGTGTGGCTTTATACAAACCAGCACCTTCCTGGCCATCACTGCCTCCTACGCCCGCATCCTCAGCACCATCCTCCAGATCCACGTGGCAGACAGCAGGCACAAAGCCTTCTACACCTGCACCTCCCATCTGATGGCTGTCGGGTTATTCTATGGCTCCCTCCTCTTCACATATTTACGGCCCAGCTCCAGCTACTCACTGGACACAGACAAAGTGATCTCTGCATTTTATACTGTTGTCTTTCCCATGCTGAACCCCCTGATTTATAGCCTGAGGAACAAAGAAGTGAAGGATGCCCTAAGGAAAACAGTAGAGAGAAGAGTATTTTCCCAGCGATTTTCTTAG
- the BEST1 gene encoding bestrophin-1 isoform X2 — MTVTYTNRVADARLGTFSQLLLQWKGSIYKLLYSEFLIFISLYFTISLVYRLILSESQRLMFEKLALYCNSYAELIPVSFVLGFYVALVVSRWWAQYESIPWPDRIMNLVSCNVDGEDEYGRLLRRTLMRYSNLCSVLILRSVSTAVYKRFPSMEHVVRAGLMTPEEHKKFESLNSPHNKFWIPCVWFSNLAVKARNEGRIRDSVLLQGILNELNTLRSQCGRLYGYDWISIPLVYTQVVTVAVYSFFLACLIGRQFLDPEKAYPGHELDLFVPVFTFLQFFFYAGWLKVAEQLINPFGEDDDDFETNWLIDRNLQVSLMAVDEMHQDLPILEKDLYWNEPDPQPPYTAATAEYKRPSFLGSTFDISMQKEEMEFQPLEQIKENEEANHSTPLLGHLGRLLGVQSPNFSRSSSRMNLLRRRGDPTSPFSHYMYQDMGKSGSPCNGKLREFDAFMSTPFYERPGFYSAPQTPISSIPMIFPSRRQGRKKPPALSSIAACSTSLRDVIVNSSPSRVSDTYKSQSSLGSGAKETFIWPTDRGKGPDALVTVEEKSNSNGKSRETVATGSPGTQSAASDSPKFPFLAESPDHEAQGSFKNLKTLKASHPPWLTLENTASATPNSEHSSAFHTPSNKTPGGSASLCFSFTPVTSPVLERSHLGNVGPDTRSLNLEDAASAPDQQPAEVSRNTRDTGNGSTATPPTKEPRRAESPSPNDSGISLAEGDYVGLMEVITESSESTCEEQIDQYS, encoded by the exons ATGACAGTCACATACACCAACCGCGTGGCTGACGCCCGCCTAGGCACCTTctcacagctcctgctccaaTGGAAGGGAAGTATCTACAAACTTCTCTACTCCGAGTTCCTGATTTTCATCTCTCTCTACTTCACCATCAGTCTTGTCTACAG GCTGATCCTGAGCGAGAGCCAAAGGCTGATGTTTGAGAAGCTGGCGCTCTACTGCAACAGCTATGCTGAGCTAATCCCCGTGTCCTTCGTGCTGG GTTTCTACGTGGCTCTGGTGGTGTCTCGCTGGTGGGCTCAGTACGAGAGCATCCCGTGGCCTGACCGGATCATGAACTTGGTCTCCTGCAACGTGGATGGGGAGGACGAGTACGGGCGGCTCCTGCGTCGCACCCTCATGCGCTACAGCAACCTGTGCAGCGTGCTGATCCTGCGCTCGGTCAGCACTGCTGTCTACAAGCGCTTCCCCAGCATGGAGCATGTCGTGAGGGCAG GTCTCATGACACCAGAAGAGCACAAGAAGTTTGAGAGCTTGAATTCCCCCCACAACAAGTTTTGGATCCCGTGTGTGTGGTTCTCCAATCTGGCTGTGAAGGCAAGGAATGAGGGGAGGATCCGTGACAGTGTGCTGCTCCAAGGCATCCTGAAT GAGCTCAACACCTTGCGCAGCCAGTGCGGGCGACTCTACGGGTACGACTGGATCAGCATCCCCCTGGTCTACACTCAG GTGGTGACCGTGGCTGTTTACAGCTTCTTCCTGGCCTGTCTGATTGGGCGGCAGTTCCTGGATCCAGAAAAAGCATATCCTGGCCACGAGCTAGATCTCTTCGTGCCTGTCTTTACATTTTTGCAGTTCTTCTTCTACGCTGGCTGGTTAAAG GTGGCCGAGCAACTCATCAACCCTTTCGGGGAGGACGATGATGACTTTGAAACCAACTGGCTCATCGACAGGAACCTGCAG GTCTCCCTTATGGCAGTGGATGAGATGCATCAGGATTTACCCATTCTGGAGAAGGACCTTTACTGGAATGaacctgacccccagccgccctaCACCGCAGCCACCGCCGAGTACAAGCGCCCATCATTCCTTGGTTCGACTTTTGATATCAG CATGCAGAAAGAAGAGATGGAGTTCCAGCCCCTGGAGCAAATTAAAGAGAACGAGGAGGCCAACCACTCCACACCATTACTGGGTCACCTAGGCCGCCTCCTCGGCGTCCAGTCACCAAACTTTTCCAGGTCCTCTTCCCGGATGAACCTGCTGCGCAGGCGAGGAGACCCCACATCCCCCTTCTCCCATTACATGTACCAAGACATGGGCAAGTCCGGAAGCCCTTGCA ATGGAAAACTAAGGGAGTTTGATGCCTTCATGTCAACCCCATTTTATGAGAGACCTGGTTTCTACAGTGCTCCACAGACACCCATCAGCTCTATCCCCATGATTTTCCCTTCTAGACGCCAAGGCCGCAAGAAGCCTCCTGCACTCTCCAGCATCGCCGCATGCTCGACTTCTCTTCGGGATGTCATTGTCAACTCCTCACCTTCCAGAGTCAGTGATACATATAAGAGCCAGAGCTCCCTTGGCTCAGGTgcaaaggaaacatttatttGGCCAACAGATCGGGGCAAAGGTCCTGATGCACTCGTAACTGTAGAAGAAAAGAGCAACTCTAACGGTAAAAGCAGAGAAACTGTCGCCACAGGAAGTCCAGGAACTCAGTCAGCAGCATCAGACAGCCCTAAATTTCCCTTCTTAGCAGAATCCCCAGACCACGAGGCACAGGGTAGCTTCAAGAATCTGAAGACCTTGAAAGCTTCCCACCCACCCTGGCTAACCCTGGAGAACACAGCATCAGCCACTCCCAATTCTGAGCATTCAAGTGCCTTTCACACCCCCAGTAACAAAACCCCTGGAGGCAGTGCCTCCCTCTGTTTCTCCTTCACTCCTGTAACATCTCCAGTGCTGGAGAGATCCCACCTGGGGAACGTGGGCCCAGACACTCGCAGCCTAAATTTAGAAGATGCAGCCAGCGCTCCAGACCAGCAACCAGCAGAGGTTTCCAGGAACACGAGAGATACTGGAAATGGAAGCACCGCGACTCCCCCTACAAAAGAGCCAAGAAGAGCAGAGAGTCCATCCCCCAATGACTCTGGCATCTCTCTAGCTGAAGGTGACTACGTGGGGCTGATGGAGGTGATCACAGAGAGCAGCGAAAGCACGTGTGAAGAGCAGATAGATCAGTACAGCTAG
- the FTH1 gene encoding ferritin heavy chain: MAAPPSQVRQNYHQDCEAAINRQINLELYASYVYLSMSYYFDRDDVALKNFAKYFLHQSHEEREHAEKLMKLQNQRGGRIFLQDIKKPDRDDWENGLTAMECALHLEKNVNQSLLELHKLATEKNDPHLCDFIETHYLDEQVKSIKELGDHVTNLRKMGAPKYGMAEYLFDKHTLGDSDNES; the protein is encoded by the exons ATGGCAGCGCCCCCTTCCCAGGTGCGCCAGAACTACCACCAGGACTGCGAAGCCGCCATCAACCGCCAGATCAACCTGGAGCTCTATGCCTCCTACGTGTACCTCAGCATG tccTACTATTTTGACCGGGATGATGTGGCTCTGAAAAACTTTGCCAAGTATTTCCTGCATCAGTCCCATGAGGAACGTGAGCATGCTGAGAAACTGATGAAACTACAGAATCAGAGAGGTGGACGCATCTTCTTGCAGGACATCAAG AAGCCAGATCGTGATGACTGGGAGAATGGCCTGACTGCAATGGAGTGTGCCCTCCACCTGGAGAAGAATGTGAACCAGTCACTGTTAGAACTGCACAAATTGGCAACTGAAAAGAATGACCCACAC TTGTGTGACTTCATTGAGACTCACTACCTGGATGAACAGGTGAAGTCCATCAAAGAGCTGGGTGACCATGTGACCAACCTGCGGAAGATGGGGGCACCAAAATATGGCATGGCAGAGTACCTCTTTGACAAGCACACCCTAGGGGACAGTGACAATGAGAGCTGA
- the BEST1 gene encoding bestrophin-1 isoform X3: MNLVSCNVDGEDEYGRLLRRTLMRYSNLCSVLILRSVSTAVYKRFPSMEHVVRAGLMTPEEHKKFESLNSPHNKFWIPCVWFSNLAVKARNEGRIRDSVLLQGILNELNTLRSQCGRLYGYDWISIPLVYTQVVTVAVYSFFLACLIGRQFLDPEKAYPGHELDLFVPVFTFLQFFFYAGWLKVAEQLINPFGEDDDDFETNWLIDRNLQVSLMAVDEMHQDLPILEKDLYWNEPDPQPPYTAATAEYKRPSFLGSTFDISMQKEEMEFQPLEQIKENEEANHSTPLLGHLGRLLGVQSPNFSRSSSRMNLLRRRGDPTSPFSHYMYQDMGKSGSPCSINQPRGDSSSQEQWDNEDGKLREFDAFMSTPFYERPGFYSAPQTPISSIPMIFPSRRQGRKKPPALSSIAACSTSLRDVIVNSSPSRVSDTYKSQSSLGSGAKETFIWPTDRGKGPDALVTVEEKSNSNGKSRETVATGSPGTQSAASDSPKFPFLAESPDHEAQGSFKNLKTLKASHPPWLTLENTASATPNSEHSSAFHTPSNKTPGGSASLCFSFTPVTSPVLERSHLGNVGPDTRSLNLEDAASAPDQQPAEVSRNTRDTGNGSTATPPTKEPRRAESPSPNDSGISLAEGDYVGLMEVITESSESTCEEQIDQYS, encoded by the exons ATGAACTTGGTCTCCTGCAACGTGGATGGGGAGGACGAGTACGGGCGGCTCCTGCGTCGCACCCTCATGCGCTACAGCAACCTGTGCAGCGTGCTGATCCTGCGCTCGGTCAGCACTGCTGTCTACAAGCGCTTCCCCAGCATGGAGCATGTCGTGAGGGCAG GTCTCATGACACCAGAAGAGCACAAGAAGTTTGAGAGCTTGAATTCCCCCCACAACAAGTTTTGGATCCCGTGTGTGTGGTTCTCCAATCTGGCTGTGAAGGCAAGGAATGAGGGGAGGATCCGTGACAGTGTGCTGCTCCAAGGCATCCTGAAT GAGCTCAACACCTTGCGCAGCCAGTGCGGGCGACTCTACGGGTACGACTGGATCAGCATCCCCCTGGTCTACACTCAG GTGGTGACCGTGGCTGTTTACAGCTTCTTCCTGGCCTGTCTGATTGGGCGGCAGTTCCTGGATCCAGAAAAAGCATATCCTGGCCACGAGCTAGATCTCTTCGTGCCTGTCTTTACATTTTTGCAGTTCTTCTTCTACGCTGGCTGGTTAAAG GTGGCCGAGCAACTCATCAACCCTTTCGGGGAGGACGATGATGACTTTGAAACCAACTGGCTCATCGACAGGAACCTGCAG GTCTCCCTTATGGCAGTGGATGAGATGCATCAGGATTTACCCATTCTGGAGAAGGACCTTTACTGGAATGaacctgacccccagccgccctaCACCGCAGCCACCGCCGAGTACAAGCGCCCATCATTCCTTGGTTCGACTTTTGATATCAG CATGCAGAAAGAAGAGATGGAGTTCCAGCCCCTGGAGCAAATTAAAGAGAACGAGGAGGCCAACCACTCCACACCATTACTGGGTCACCTAGGCCGCCTCCTCGGCGTCCAGTCACCAAACTTTTCCAGGTCCTCTTCCCGGATGAACCTGCTGCGCAGGCGAGGAGACCCCACATCCCCCTTCTCCCATTACATGTACCAAGACATGGGCAAGTCCGGAAGCCCTTGCAGCATCAACCAGCCAAGAGGAGACTCCAGCTCACAGGAACAATGGGACAATGAAGATGGAAAACTAAGGGAGTTTGATGCCTTCATGTCAACCCCATTTTATGAGAGACCTGGTTTCTACAGTGCTCCACAGACACCCATCAGCTCTATCCCCATGATTTTCCCTTCTAGACGCCAAGGCCGCAAGAAGCCTCCTGCACTCTCCAGCATCGCCGCATGCTCGACTTCTCTTCGGGATGTCATTGTCAACTCCTCACCTTCCAGAGTCAGTGATACATATAAGAGCCAGAGCTCCCTTGGCTCAGGTgcaaaggaaacatttatttGGCCAACAGATCGGGGCAAAGGTCCTGATGCACTCGTAACTGTAGAAGAAAAGAGCAACTCTAACGGTAAAAGCAGAGAAACTGTCGCCACAGGAAGTCCAGGAACTCAGTCAGCAGCATCAGACAGCCCTAAATTTCCCTTCTTAGCAGAATCCCCAGACCACGAGGCACAGGGTAGCTTCAAGAATCTGAAGACCTTGAAAGCTTCCCACCCACCCTGGCTAACCCTGGAGAACACAGCATCAGCCACTCCCAATTCTGAGCATTCAAGTGCCTTTCACACCCCCAGTAACAAAACCCCTGGAGGCAGTGCCTCCCTCTGTTTCTCCTTCACTCCTGTAACATCTCCAGTGCTGGAGAGATCCCACCTGGGGAACGTGGGCCCAGACACTCGCAGCCTAAATTTAGAAGATGCAGCCAGCGCTCCAGACCAGCAACCAGCAGAGGTTTCCAGGAACACGAGAGATACTGGAAATGGAAGCACCGCGACTCCCCCTACAAAAGAGCCAAGAAGAGCAGAGAGTCCATCCCCCAATGACTCTGGCATCTCTCTAGCTGAAGGTGACTACGTGGGGCTGATGGAGGTGATCACAGAGAGCAGCGAAAGCACGTGTGAAGAGCAGATAGATCAGTACAGCTAG